A window from Chryseobacterium vaccae encodes these proteins:
- a CDS encoding M43 family zinc metalloprotease produces MTEKEFEDWIGPLIANAQVNKSQNGGIITIPVVVHVIHSGQALGTAPNITDAQVQSQITVMNNDYRKLSGTPGFNTNPVGADTMIQFALAKVDPNGNPTNGIDRVNLCQTSWPTNLINSYVKPLTIWDPTKYMNMWSVRFSNNQLLGYAQFPSNSNLPGMAPSGGYADTDGVVANYSTFGSIAYNDGTFLLNAPYNRGRTMTHEVGHFLGLRHIWGDDTCGTDYCSDTPTHEGSNGGCPPHPKSNNCGTSDEMFENYMDYTNDSCMNIFTTNQKDRMIAVMNNSPRRVELKASTADLPIPLFANDAELKGERNCSETACSDSPTAITAKFSLYNRGTSPLTSAVIIYSVNGGAQQSTNWSGNLAQDKYAIIDIPTGAGAGSISAKISSVNGTTDQRSTNNFASVALGNSAPVSSPNFTLELQLDYFGSETTWTLQNSTGTTLYSGGPYPDVVDPENDPLPDLISVNWNLPNDCYTFTINDSENDGITTYGGFYRIKNSTGNIISSGNNQFVSSQSKQFKVTGALATNEVTKAKNTVGIYPNPVGDILNVTNVSDKTKYEIHNTVGQIIKTGVIEDQKIHVSELTKGVYFITFKNEKQQENIKFIKK; encoded by the coding sequence ATGACAGAAAAAGAATTTGAAGACTGGATTGGTCCTTTAATTGCCAATGCGCAGGTCAACAAATCTCAAAACGGAGGTATCATTACGATTCCGGTTGTAGTGCATGTTATTCACAGCGGCCAGGCATTAGGTACTGCTCCTAATATTACAGACGCTCAGGTTCAGTCCCAGATTACTGTAATGAACAATGATTACAGAAAGTTGAGCGGAACCCCGGGATTCAACACCAATCCTGTTGGCGCAGATACGATGATACAATTTGCCCTGGCAAAAGTTGATCCAAACGGAAACCCTACTAACGGGATTGATCGTGTTAATCTTTGCCAGACATCCTGGCCTACTAACCTTATTAACAGCTATGTAAAGCCTCTTACCATATGGGATCCTACAAAATATATGAATATGTGGAGTGTAAGGTTTTCAAACAACCAACTTCTTGGTTATGCTCAGTTTCCTTCCAATTCCAATTTACCAGGAATGGCACCTAGCGGAGGATATGCTGACACTGACGGAGTTGTAGCCAATTATTCGACTTTCGGAAGTATTGCTTACAATGACGGAACATTCCTTCTTAATGCTCCTTATAACAGGGGAAGAACCATGACCCATGAGGTTGGCCACTTTCTAGGGTTAAGACATATATGGGGAGATGACACTTGTGGAACAGATTACTGTTCTGACACTCCTACTCATGAAGGTTCCAATGGTGGATGCCCTCCCCATCCAAAATCAAATAACTGCGGTACAAGTGATGAAATGTTTGAGAATTATATGGATTATACAAACGATTCATGTATGAACATTTTCACAACCAACCAGAAAGACAGAATGATTGCTGTAATGAACAATTCACCAAGAAGAGTAGAGCTAAAAGCTTCAACAGCCGATCTTCCTATTCCATTGTTTGCCAATGATGCCGAATTAAAAGGAGAAAGAAACTGCAGCGAAACTGCATGTAGTGATTCTCCAACAGCTATTACTGCAAAATTCTCATTATATAACAGAGGGACAAGCCCGCTTACTTCTGCCGTTATAATTTATTCGGTAAATGGAGGAGCACAGCAAAGTACAAACTGGAGCGGAAATTTGGCCCAGGATAAATATGCAATTATTGATATTCCTACAGGAGCCGGAGCAGGAAGTATTTCTGCAAAAATTTCATCTGTGAATGGTACTACCGATCAAAGGTCAACGAATAATTTTGCATCCGTTGCCTTAGGTAATTCTGCACCAGTATCAAGTCCAAATTTCACTTTAGAATTACAATTAGACTATTTTGGTTCAGAAACTACATGGACATTACAAAACAGCACTGGAACTACTTTATATAGTGGAGGCCCGTACCCGGATGTTGTTGATCCAGAAAATGACCCTCTTCCGGATCTTATCTCGGTAAACTGGAATCTTCCTAATGATTGCTATACTTTCACGATCAATGACAGTGAAAATGACGGAATCACTACATATGGAGGATTTTATAGAATTAAAAACTCAACCGGAAACATTATTTCTTCTGGAAATAATCAATTCGTAAGCAGCCAGAGTAAGCAATTTAAAGTAACTGGAGCGTTAGCTACCAATGAAGTTACAAAAGCAAAAAATACTGTAGGGATCTATCCGAACCCTGTAGGTGACATTCTGAATGTAACTAATGTTTCAGATAAAACGAAATATGAAATTCATAACACAGTAGGTCAGATTATCAAAACCGGAGTTATTGAAGATCAGAAAATTCATGTATCTGAGCTGACAAAAGGAGTTTACTTCATTACCTTTAAAAATGAAAAACAACAGGAAAATATAAAATTCATCAAAAAATAA
- a CDS encoding ABC transporter permease — MTNTFYKAFSSEQYKLSKNREIFGVLLVPALIIFAIDLYIAYDVISSGIGTGGGTENPWKMSLGRMVLMFFYMLYPILVSLFVHACCDVEYKNNNYKILFTIPVSKSKIFISKALFIQITVLLSVLLSYFALLLSGYLFSIVFPEMGFQNYDFREVIFYTFLKFAITLSAIAMIQLALSLVFKNFIYPIGISMFMLIFSGLANEKKFSDFLVYTGGYKSYGNFMSENISFERLDYCNIAAIFVFAVISFYLFVRKKGG; from the coding sequence ATGACTAATACATTCTATAAAGCTTTTTCCTCTGAACAGTATAAACTGTCTAAAAACAGGGAAATATTCGGGGTCCTTCTGGTTCCGGCACTCATCATTTTCGCTATTGATCTTTACATAGCCTATGATGTCATCAGCTCCGGAATCGGAACAGGAGGCGGCACGGAAAACCCATGGAAAATGTCACTGGGAAGAATGGTACTCATGTTTTTCTATATGCTCTATCCTATTCTGGTCTCTCTTTTTGTACATGCCTGCTGTGATGTGGAATACAAGAACAATAATTATAAGATTCTTTTCACGATTCCTGTTTCAAAATCAAAGATTTTCATTTCAAAAGCATTATTTATTCAGATTACTGTTCTGTTATCTGTTCTGCTTTCTTACTTTGCCCTTCTGCTGAGCGGCTATCTTTTCAGCATAGTTTTTCCTGAGATGGGTTTCCAGAACTATGATTTCAGGGAAGTTATCTTTTATACTTTCTTAAAATTTGCGATTACCCTTTCTGCCATAGCAATGATCCAGCTGGCCCTCAGTCTGGTTTTCAAAAACTTCATCTATCCTATCGGGATCAGTATGTTTATGCTGATTTTTTCAGGACTGGCTAATGAAAAAAAGTTTTCCGATTTTCTGGTGTACACCGGAGGCTATAAATCTTATGGGAATTTTATGTCTGAAAATATTTCTTTTGAAAGACTGGATTACTGCAATATTGCCGCAATTTTTGTATTTGCTGTCATAAGTTTTTATTTATTCGTCAGAAAGAAAGGCGGATAA
- a CDS encoding ABC transporter ATP-binding protein, with protein MESITTKGLNYTLGDKTILNNISLSVPEGSIYGYLGRNGAGKSTTIKLLLGLLEETDDKIFIRNKSLKHNRTEILSETGNLIESPCFYTKLSVFENLKYLDIIYGKGTKRIDEVLELVDLHREKKKKASALSMGMKQRLGIAMAIFHDPKLLILDEPLNGLDPQGIFEMRKLFQYLNGQGKTIFLSSHILSELEKTATHIGIIEGGQMIFQGTKDELLSQVEREVLLKINNPENAMSVLQGTSFSASQNSPDKISVKINDDKAFHTLLKTLIESGIEIYEIDSQSANLEQIFINLISKNHD; from the coding sequence ATGGAAAGCATTACAACTAAAGGCTTAAACTATACATTAGGCGACAAAACTATTTTAAACAATATCAGCCTCAGTGTTCCGGAAGGTAGTATTTACGGATATCTGGGAAGGAACGGAGCGGGAAAATCCACTACAATAAAATTACTTCTAGGGCTTCTGGAAGAAACTGATGATAAGATTTTCATCCGGAATAAAAGCCTGAAACATAACCGTACCGAAATTCTGTCCGAAACCGGCAACCTTATTGAATCTCCCTGTTTTTATACCAAACTTAGTGTTTTTGAAAATCTGAAGTACCTTGATATCATTTATGGCAAAGGAACGAAAAGGATTGATGAGGTGCTGGAACTGGTGGATCTCCACCGTGAAAAAAAGAAGAAGGCCAGCGCTCTTTCTATGGGAATGAAACAACGTCTCGGAATTGCCATGGCCATATTTCACGATCCTAAGCTGCTGATCCTGGATGAACCTCTGAACGGATTGGATCCACAGGGTATTTTTGAAATGAGAAAGCTTTTTCAATATCTGAACGGTCAGGGAAAAACGATTTTCCTTTCAAGCCATATTCTGAGCGAACTGGAAAAGACAGCTACGCATATCGGTATCATTGAAGGTGGGCAGATGATTTTTCAGGGGACAAAAGATGAATTACTGAGCCAGGTTGAAAGAGAAGTCCTTTTAAAAATAAACAACCCGGAAAATGCCATGTCTGTACTTCAGGGAACATCTTTTTCTGCCTCTCAAAACAGTCCGGATAAAATTTCGGTCAAAATCAACGATGACAAAGCGTTTCATACTCTTTTAAAAACGTTGATCGAAAGCGGAATCGAGATTTATGAAATCGATTCTCAAAGCGCGAACCTTGAACAGATCTTCATTAACCTAATCTCTAAAAACCATGACTAA
- a CDS encoding erythromycin esterase family protein, whose product MKKILYTFIILVASVLVLNQLVYKKIPEKEKAELLSGVKRYQLPIKNISMENSDDSDLKIFDTILKDNKIVLLGENTHYDGATFEAKSRLIKYLHENLGYNVVLYEAGQYDTWLMNEEMKNHQLKVPSDSIGGLGLFGFWWMNKETQPLIQYYQKTKTSASPIEVGGFDIQLSGGALMSRRVKLINNFLSRNHIDIKKFPLFNKHAGEFAYFIYDGYTDKILKGSDKTHLVNEIEKLEEAVLKLDKTPENTMYARYFNDMKNNLTKIWKYKSGSMSSMNFRDSLMARNLFYQMDSLYKDQKIIVWCANIHTFASRYTKDYLPLGAHIKNKYGKASYMIDFSSYGKPNKAGNIINKPGKFAIENTFHETKTPYFFINLRNIPGSSFLKQEFVSTINQGIDEKKVWSRFCDGIFYIDINKTVTPLKK is encoded by the coding sequence ATGAAGAAAATACTATATACTTTTATCATTCTCGTAGCATCTGTATTAGTCCTCAACCAATTGGTCTATAAAAAGATCCCTGAAAAAGAAAAAGCAGAACTCCTATCTGGGGTTAAACGTTATCAACTCCCCATCAAAAATATTTCTATGGAGAATAGCGATGACAGCGATCTGAAAATATTTGACACGATCCTTAAAGATAACAAAATCGTTCTGCTTGGTGAAAATACCCATTACGACGGGGCTACTTTCGAGGCAAAAAGCCGATTGATCAAATATCTCCATGAGAATTTAGGATATAATGTAGTTTTATATGAAGCCGGGCAGTATGATACGTGGCTCATGAATGAGGAAATGAAGAATCACCAGCTGAAAGTTCCTTCCGATTCTATCGGTGGTCTTGGCCTCTTTGGATTCTGGTGGATGAATAAAGAAACCCAGCCTCTTATACAATATTATCAGAAAACGAAAACATCTGCTTCTCCTATTGAAGTGGGAGGGTTTGACATCCAGCTTTCGGGAGGTGCCTTAATGAGCAGACGTGTAAAACTTATCAATAACTTCCTAAGCAGAAATCATATTGACATCAAAAAATTTCCTCTCTTTAATAAACACGCCGGTGAATTTGCCTATTTTATTTATGATGGGTATACTGACAAAATTCTGAAAGGCAGTGATAAAACACATCTGGTCAATGAAATCGAAAAACTTGAAGAGGCTGTTTTGAAACTGGACAAAACCCCTGAAAACACAATGTATGCTAGGTATTTCAATGATATGAAAAATAATTTAACTAAAATCTGGAAATACAAATCCGGATCTATGTCAAGCATGAATTTCAGGGACTCTCTGATGGCCAGAAATCTTTTTTATCAGATGGATTCCTTGTATAAAGATCAGAAAATCATTGTATGGTGTGCCAACATCCACACTTTTGCATCACGGTACACTAAAGATTATCTTCCTTTGGGAGCCCATATCAAAAATAAATATGGAAAAGCCTCCTATATGATTGATTTTTCATCCTATGGCAAACCAAACAAAGCAGGAAATATTATCAACAAACCCGGAAAATTTGCTATTGAAAATACATTTCATGAAACAAAAACTCCTTATTTCTTTATCAATCTGAGAAATATCCCCGGCAGCTCATTCTTAAAACAGGAATTTGTATCTACCATCAATCAGGGAATCGATGAAAAAAAGGTATGGAGCCGTTTTTGCGACGGGATTTTTTATATCGATATTAATAAAACTGTAACCCCACTCAAAAAATAA
- a CDS encoding sensor histidine kinase, translated as MEENNLVISFTITLLIVVLTMIFIYVVFIKKKTTLLIKQKEKDMRFEKELATSQVEIKEQTLNYIGQELHDDVGQKLSVVRLRQNQLITKLKNGEKEELIELSELLGECIQDIRNLSKTLITEQIIHFGLTESIEREVERIKKLKLLKIEFITQKQDIDISPKHALILFRIIQESINNILKHSRAKNLKIELEDNDETLRINISDNGKGFNTRNIQDGSGLKNMELRAKLIHAEFSICSELDKGTQTSITYYKSIP; from the coding sequence ATGGAAGAGAATAATTTAGTGATTTCCTTTACCATTACCCTTCTCATTGTTGTATTAACGATGATATTCATTTATGTGGTTTTTATTAAAAAGAAAACAACCCTTTTGATAAAGCAGAAAGAGAAAGATATGCGGTTTGAAAAAGAGCTAGCCACATCGCAAGTAGAAATAAAGGAGCAGACACTTAATTATATCGGCCAGGAACTGCATGACGATGTGGGGCAGAAACTTTCAGTAGTCCGGCTGCGACAGAACCAGCTTATCACCAAGTTGAAAAACGGAGAAAAAGAAGAATTAATCGAGCTGAGTGAACTGCTGGGAGAATGTATCCAGGACATCAGAAATTTATCTAAAACACTGATCACGGAACAGATCATTCATTTCGGACTTACAGAATCCATAGAAAGAGAAGTGGAACGGATAAAAAAACTGAAATTACTGAAAATTGAGTTCATTACCCAAAAACAGGATATCGATATTTCGCCCAAACATGCTCTGATCCTTTTCCGGATTATTCAGGAAAGCATCAATAACATTCTTAAGCATTCACGGGCCAAGAATCTTAAAATAGAACTGGAAGATAATGATGAAACGCTGCGTATTAATATTTCAGATAACGGGAAAGGATTTAATACCCGGAATATACAGGATGGCTCCGGACTGAAAAATATGGAGCTGAGAGCAAAACTTATTCATGCGGAATTTTCCATATGCTCAGAGCTGGATAAAGGAACACAAACCTCAATAACTTATTATAAATCTATACCATGA
- a CDS encoding response regulator transcription factor translates to MNTIPIAIVDDHTLMSKALENMIVENPQYSVIMNHPNGEDFIAALEQASELPAVVLMDINMPYKNGIETTEWLSEHQPDIKVIALTMEDDEKVLIKMLKAGAKGYLLKDMQPSILFQAIDTVFDKGCFYTDFVAQKLLKVKAEDSKTVSLLSELKDREREFIKWACSELTYKEIADKMFLSPKTIDGYRDSVFLKLEIKSRVGLVLFALKNGLE, encoded by the coding sequence ATGAATACCATTCCGATAGCCATTGTTGATGACCATACCTTAATGTCTAAGGCATTAGAGAATATGATCGTGGAAAATCCGCAGTACAGCGTAATTATGAATCACCCTAACGGGGAAGACTTTATCGCCGCGCTGGAGCAGGCTTCCGAATTACCCGCCGTTGTACTGATGGACATTAATATGCCCTATAAAAACGGAATAGAAACAACAGAGTGGCTTAGTGAGCATCAGCCTGATATTAAGGTCATTGCCCTTACCATGGAAGATGATGAAAAAGTGCTGATCAAAATGCTGAAAGCGGGAGCAAAAGGGTATTTGCTGAAAGATATGCAGCCTTCCATTCTTTTTCAGGCTATTGATACGGTATTTGACAAAGGATGCTTTTATACCGATTTTGTAGCCCAGAAACTGCTAAAAGTAAAAGCGGAAGATTCTAAAACGGTATCACTTCTTTCAGAGCTTAAAGACAGAGAAAGGGAATTTATCAAATGGGCCTGCAGTGAGCTAACCTATAAAGAAATTGCAGACAAAATGTTTCTCAGTCCCAAGACGATTGATGGCTATAGAGATTCCGTTTTTCTGAAACTGGAAATAAAAAGCAGGGTAGGTCTTGTACTCTTTGCTTTAAAAAATGGATTGGAGTGA
- a CDS encoding caspase family protein has product MKKALIVGINDYAPIGSGGPDLNGCINDARDMANTLVICGFNPSKIKILTNQNATRANILNYLKALINSSSKGDSLVFYYSGHGTRVANIGADLEIDGLDEAICPHDYATAGVIRDDDFKAVLDKLKAGVNMEVIFDCCYSGTGTRKMDLGIESELTFETARYIPPMLEDEFYMTYASEIKASGNSKKANIITKALVPVAGLNHTLWAACKDNQVSMEGNMSGQIRGYFTYHFCKVLRATNGNVIRKTLDRQVAVALAAMGAAQINQTESISTEFSQKIFS; this is encoded by the coding sequence ATGAAAAAAGCATTAATTGTAGGAATCAATGATTATGCACCTATAGGATCAGGCGGTCCTGATCTGAATGGCTGTATTAATGATGCAAGAGATATGGCTAATACACTGGTGATTTGTGGTTTTAATCCTTCAAAGATTAAAATTCTCACCAATCAGAATGCTACAAGAGCCAATATCTTAAACTACCTAAAAGCCTTGATCAATAGCAGCTCAAAAGGAGATTCTCTGGTTTTCTATTATTCAGGGCATGGAACAAGAGTGGCCAATATTGGAGCAGATCTGGAAATAGATGGTCTGGATGAAGCCATCTGTCCGCATGATTATGCCACAGCCGGAGTTATCCGTGATGATGATTTTAAAGCGGTACTCGATAAGCTGAAGGCAGGAGTGAATATGGAAGTGATTTTTGACTGCTGCTACTCAGGAACCGGAACAAGAAAAATGGATCTGGGAATTGAATCGGAGCTTACTTTTGAAACGGCACGCTACATTCCGCCAATGCTGGAAGATGAATTTTACATGACGTATGCCAGTGAAATAAAGGCCTCCGGAAATTCTAAAAAAGCCAATATAATAACAAAGGCTTTAGTACCTGTTGCCGGACTGAATCATACCTTATGGGCGGCCTGTAAAGATAATCAGGTATCTATGGAAGGAAACATGAGCGGACAGATCAGAGGATATTTTACCTATCATTTCTGTAAAGTACTCAGAGCGACCAACGGAAATGTCATCAGAAAAACCCTTGATAGGCAGGTTGCTGTAGCTTTAGCGGCTATGGGGGCAGCCCAGATTAACCAGACGGAAAGCATTTCCACCGAATTTTCTCAAAAAATATTTTCATAA
- a CDS encoding trypsin-like serine peptidase encodes MSNSENKKPMTAEEVSRLKSVKAKSAEKSANTEKFLNQKPEMETIDGRTYPKGMKTVGMTMDEKKSGEQQLETDHFYPVHADFEYQPKLEPKKNRKPKFIERETFEAVEGARTIFGPDQRRVFNSTAYPWRCVGRVESPLGTGSGVMIGPRHLLTCSHIVDWQPNNNTGWLKFTPMYYNGSAPYGSAWGVLTYYKYKVAGPTVDSTEIQYDYVVIVLDRPIGNSTGWMGSKSYTDSWDGGAYWTHAGYPGDLTGTQRPTYQTGIALDGDFWSADDNESMSHKADIWPGQSGGPFWGYWDGAPYAVATQSAHNPSDNFASGGSDLVDLVKRARNEHP; translated from the coding sequence ATGTCTAATTCAGAAAACAAAAAACCAATGACCGCAGAAGAAGTTTCAAGACTTAAATCTGTAAAAGCAAAATCAGCTGAAAAATCAGCCAACACTGAGAAATTTTTAAATCAGAAACCGGAAATGGAAACCATTGACGGTCGTACATATCCGAAAGGAATGAAAACAGTCGGAATGACAATGGATGAGAAAAAATCTGGTGAGCAGCAACTTGAAACTGACCATTTTTATCCTGTTCATGCAGATTTTGAATACCAACCGAAGCTGGAGCCTAAAAAGAACCGCAAACCCAAATTTATTGAAAGAGAAACTTTCGAGGCTGTTGAAGGAGCTAGAACAATATTTGGCCCGGATCAGAGAAGAGTCTTCAACTCTACAGCCTATCCTTGGCGTTGCGTAGGAAGAGTAGAAAGTCCTTTAGGTACAGGAAGCGGAGTGATGATTGGGCCGAGACACCTGCTTACCTGCTCACACATTGTAGACTGGCAGCCTAATAACAATACAGGGTGGCTGAAATTTACCCCGATGTATTACAACGGAAGTGCTCCTTATGGAAGCGCATGGGGCGTACTCACTTATTATAAATACAAAGTAGCCGGACCAACTGTTGATTCCACCGAGATCCAATATGACTATGTGGTCATCGTATTAGATCGTCCGATAGGAAACAGCACAGGATGGATGGGCTCAAAATCCTATACCGATTCCTGGGATGGCGGAGCTTACTGGACCCATGCAGGGTATCCCGGTGACCTGACAGGAACTCAAAGACCAACGTATCAGACGGGAATTGCACTGGATGGCGACTTCTGGAGCGCTGACGATAATGAAAGCATGAGCCACAAGGCAGATATATGGCCTGGACAAAGCGGCGGGCCATTCTGGGGATATTGGGATGGAGCTCCTTATGCTGTTGCCACGCAAAGTGCTCATAACCCAAGTGATAATTTTGCGAGCGGAGGCTCAGATCTGGTAGATCTTGTCAAAAGAGCCAGAAACGAACACCCTTAA
- a CDS encoding serine hydrolase, with protein sequence MKKISLIIILFLSLNIFAQNVNDKIKLFETNLNYWDKSKAKKWSLKERLAFYNINAVSIAVIKNYKVEWAKAYGYADISEKREATVQTLFQAASISKSINSLGILKLVQEGKLDLNNDINNYLTTWKFPYDSLSKGNKISIANLLNHTAGLSVSGFGGYQKGKELPTVTEILDGLAPSNSGAVRSLFEPGLKFKYSGGGTTISQLILENVTGEKYEDYMMKNILQPLGMNESSFNQPPLQNQINLLATGYEGNGKEVKGKYHIYPEKAAAGLWTNPSDLARYVIETQLSLLGKSNKILPKEKSVKRIENNWGVFSDDFEGVKYFKHSGGNEGFVCHYVGSLEDGNGIVVMTNGRNFGLINEIISSIATLNQWKNYPVVSQKEPIALTIRKDCYKNIDKGITLYKNLKKNHSTGYNFSSENELNELGYEFLREGKVESALKLFDLNVHEFPGSSNVYDSRGEAYFRKKEYLLSKKDYLKVLELDPANQNAKEMLLKIEKETGK encoded by the coding sequence ATGAAGAAAATAAGCCTGATTATCATCCTGTTTTTATCACTGAATATTTTTGCCCAAAATGTAAATGATAAAATAAAATTATTTGAAACCAACCTGAATTATTGGGATAAGTCTAAAGCTAAAAAATGGTCTTTAAAAGAAAGGCTGGCTTTCTATAACATCAATGCCGTAAGTATTGCAGTCATTAAAAATTATAAAGTAGAATGGGCGAAAGCCTATGGTTATGCAGATATTTCTGAAAAAAGGGAGGCAACTGTCCAAACGCTTTTTCAGGCAGCATCCATAAGTAAATCAATTAACAGTCTTGGGATCTTAAAACTTGTTCAGGAAGGTAAATTAGATTTGAATAATGATATCAATAATTATTTAACCACCTGGAAGTTTCCGTATGATAGTCTGTCAAAAGGGAACAAAATTTCAATTGCTAATCTGTTGAATCATACGGCTGGTTTATCGGTAAGTGGTTTTGGCGGCTATCAAAAAGGAAAAGAACTGCCAACCGTCACAGAAATTCTGGATGGATTAGCCCCTTCTAATTCAGGCGCGGTACGGTCTCTGTTTGAACCGGGGCTTAAATTTAAGTACTCGGGCGGGGGAACAACGATTTCACAGTTAATCCTGGAAAACGTAACCGGAGAAAAATATGAAGATTATATGATGAAAAATATTTTACAGCCGTTGGGGATGAACGAAAGCTCATTTAATCAGCCTCCATTGCAAAACCAGATTAATCTGCTTGCAACAGGATATGAAGGAAATGGTAAAGAAGTAAAAGGAAAATACCACATTTATCCTGAAAAAGCAGCAGCAGGCTTATGGACGAATCCTTCTGATTTAGCCCGATACGTTATTGAAACACAATTGTCATTATTAGGAAAATCAAATAAAATATTACCCAAAGAGAAGTCTGTAAAAAGGATAGAAAATAACTGGGGTGTATTTTCAGATGATTTTGAGGGAGTAAAATACTTTAAGCATAGCGGAGGAAACGAAGGCTTTGTCTGTCATTATGTAGGAAGCCTCGAAGATGGAAATGGTATTGTTGTGATGACCAATGGCCGGAATTTCGGATTGATCAATGAGATTATCAGCAGTATTGCTACATTGAACCAATGGAAAAACTATCCTGTTGTCTCTCAGAAAGAACCTATTGCTTTAACTATAAGAAAAGACTGCTATAAGAATATTGATAAAGGCATTACATTGTATAAAAATCTTAAAAAAAACCACAGTACCGGTTATAATTTCTCTAGTGAAAATGAACTGAATGAACTGGGTTATGAATTCCTGAGAGAAGGAAAAGTAGAATCAGCACTTAAGCTTTTTGATCTGAATGTTCATGAATTCCCGGGCTCTTCAAACGTATATGACAGCCGCGGTGAAGCTTATTTCAGAAAAAAAGAATACCTGTTATCAAAAAAAGATTATTTAAAAGTTCTTGAATTGGACCCGGCTAACCAAAATGCGAAAGAAATGCTTTTAAAAATTGAAAAAGAGACAGGGAAATAA
- a CDS encoding AraC family transcriptional regulator — translation MKKMIKFPTSLIGLDTPQNTLELDGCTLIEQCIHSTEVRGTMYLEQHLLLIVLEGTVVLTYGKQEYTVGKNDMILLKKATAVKYHKFGNTENDNIYDSLMFSIKDDLLKSFLSTSEIKVSKPEGEIKTRPYPMNECLVAFANSMKPYFFDHSVVHPGQLRLKIMELLYDVAECNRNMFLQILQLHEPIRTDIRNVVEQHYASPVSVAELAYLSGRSLSSFKRDFQNIYNVAPATWIREKRLEKAKEMLETTSLSVSDICYSLGFENVSHFSRIYKEFHGQAPSISR, via the coding sequence ATGAAAAAAATGATAAAGTTCCCGACTTCTCTGATAGGTCTTGATACACCTCAGAATACCTTAGAACTGGATGGGTGTACTTTAATTGAGCAATGTATACATAGTACAGAAGTTAGAGGTACGATGTATCTCGAACAGCATTTACTTCTTATTGTTCTTGAGGGAACGGTTGTTCTTACCTATGGAAAGCAAGAATATACAGTGGGCAAAAATGATATGATTTTGCTAAAGAAAGCTACTGCAGTAAAGTATCATAAGTTTGGAAATACTGAAAATGACAATATTTATGACAGTTTGATGTTCAGCATTAAAGATGATCTCCTAAAGTCATTTTTGTCAACATCAGAAATCAAGGTGTCAAAACCTGAAGGAGAGATCAAAACAAGACCATATCCAATGAATGAATGTTTGGTTGCATTTGCCAATTCCATGAAGCCCTATTTTTTTGATCATTCTGTGGTTCATCCAGGACAGCTTCGCTTAAAGATTATGGAATTATTATACGATGTTGCGGAATGTAACCGAAATATGTTTTTACAAATCTTACAATTACACGAGCCTATACGAACTGATATCCGTAACGTGGTGGAACAGCATTATGCTTCACCGGTTTCTGTTGCTGAACTGGCTTATCTTTCAGGCAGAAGCTTGTCAAGTTTTAAGAGAGATTTTCAGAATATCTACAATGTTGCGCCAGCAACCTGGATCAGAGAAAAGAGATTAGAGAAGGCAAAAGAAATGCTGGAAACAACATCTTTGTCGGTCTCAGATATTTGTTATTCCTTAGGATTTGAAAATGTCTCTCATTTTTCAAGAATATATAAAGAATTTCATGGACAGGCACCGAGCATATCCCGTTAA